Part of the Leptotrichia hongkongensis genome is shown below.
CATATTATTATTATGTTCAGCATTTGCAATTGCTGATCTTAATGTTTTTTCTATATATAATGCTGCTTTTTTATTTGTAAATTTTAATATATTCAATGCTTGCAGTGCATTTTTTCCTCTTACAATATCAGCAACTAATCTTGCTTTTTGAGGGCTTAATCTTTGATATTTCAATTTAGCTACTACTGCCATTCAAAGTCCTCTCCTTTCGTTAATTTATAAATATTAATTTCTATTTTTTACCTTTTTTAGCATCTTTTCCATGTCCATAGAAAGTTCTAGTTGGCGCAAATTCACCTAACTTATGTCCAACCATTTCCTCAGTTACATATACAGGAATATGTTTTTTACCGTTATATACTGCAAAAGTATGTCCAATAAATTGAGGGAATATAGTTGATCTTCTAGACCATGTTTTAATAACTTGTTTTTTACCTCCTAATGCTTCTATTTTTTCTAATAAATACGCATCAACAAAAGGTCCTTTTTTTAATGAACGAGACATTCTTTCCTCCTTATTTCATTTTTTAAATCGAGAAATGTTACTCAATACATCTCATTTTAATATTTAATT
Proteins encoded:
- the rplV gene encoding 50S ribosomal protein L22 is translated as MAVVAKLKYQRLSPQKARLVADIVRGKNALQALNILKFTNKKAALYIEKTLRSAIANAEHNNNMDPDKLFVSKILIDKGPVLKRISPRAMGRADVIRKPTAHITVEVDERED
- the rpsS gene encoding 30S ribosomal protein S19, whose protein sequence is MSRSLKKGPFVDAYLLEKIEALGGKKQVIKTWSRRSTIFPQFIGHTFAVYNGKKHIPVYVTEEMVGHKLGEFAPTRTFYGHGKDAKKGKK